The Vicia villosa cultivar HV-30 ecotype Madison, WI unplaced genomic scaffold, Vvil1.0 ctg.000279F_1_1_3, whole genome shotgun sequence genome has a segment encoding these proteins:
- the LOC131626271 gene encoding uncharacterized protein LOC131626271 codes for MLEDEAEDWWDNSRQRMEDAGTAITWAVFRAEFLEKYFPEDTRSKREIEFLELKQGNMIVDEYAARFEELVKYCSHYNTNEAMNSKCIKFENGPRPEIKQGIACQKIRNYPELVSRSRIYDNDNRARIAHYKAVNDRKGNQNRGKPYSVPDTKGKQKTAFGKKPSGGGGFASNPIVCFKCGTEGHRANECPKDVKKYFKCGKAGYVVADCRTKVPTCYNCGEEGHISTHCQKPKKTQGNDKVFALVGAQSTNEDRTVKGTCFIHNTPLIAIIDMGATHSFISVDCVKRLGLVSSTLDRRITIETPSIGFVATSLACLNCPLTIFDRDFGVDLICLPLSNLDVILGMNWLEFNRVYIDCFRKRLLFLTPEEEALADSLSTKEMRILLEDESKMFAVFASPSVEGKTSIEEIPVVNEFLEVFPGDITELPPKREVEFSIDLVPGTRPISMAPYRMSASELSELKT; via the coding sequence ATGCTGGAAGATGAAGCTGAGGACTGGTGGGATAACAGTCGTCAGAGAATGGAAGATGCAGGTACTGCTATTACTTGGGCAGTGTTTCGGGCTGAGTTCCTGGAGAAGTACTTTCCGGAAGATACTCGTAGCAAGAGGGAGATTGAGTTCCTAGAATTGAAGCAGGGGAATATGATTGTTGATGAGTATGCTGCTCGATTCGAGGAATTGGTGAAGTATTGTTCTCACTACAATACCAATGAGGCTATGAATtccaagtgcatcaagtttgagaacgggCCGCGTCCCGAGATCAAACAGGGTATTGCTTGTCAAAAGATAAGGAACTATCCAGAGCTAGTGAGCAGAAGCAGAATCTATGACAATGATAACCGAGCCAGGATTGCACATTACAAAGCTGTGAATGATCGGAAAGGTAATCAGAACCGTGGAAAGCCGTATAGTGTTCCTGATACTAAAGGaaaacaaaaaactgcttttgggaagaagccaagtgggggaggaggaTTTGCTTCCAACCCCATTGTTTGCTTCAAGTGTGGTACTGAGGGACACCGTGCTAATGAGTGTCCAAAGGATGTTAAGAAATACTTCAAATGTGGGAAAGCAGGTTATGTGGTAGCAGATTGTAGAACTAAGGTGCCTacatgctacaactgtggtgaagaaggtcatatcagcACTCACTGTCAGAAGCCAAAGAAGACTCAGGGTAATGACAAGGTGTTTGCATTAGTAGGAGCCCAGTCTACCAATGAGGACCGAACAGTAAAAGGTACTTGTTTCATCCATAACACTCCTTTGATTGCCATTATTGATATGGGTGCAACCCACTCGTTTATTTCTGTGGACTGTGTGAAGAGATTAGGACTTGTGTCGTCTACTTTAGATCGGAGGATAACTATTGAAACTCCATCTATTGGTTTTGTGGCTACTTCTTTAGCGTGCTTGAATTGTCCTTTGACTATATTTGATAGAGATTTCGGAGTGGACTTGATTTGTTTGCCACTCAGTAATCTGGACGTTATTTTGGGAATGAACTGGCTAGAGTTCAACCGTGTGTATATTGACTGCTTTAGGAAAAGGTTGTTGTTCCTTACTCCTGAAGAGGAAGCGTTGGCGGATTCGTTATCTACCAAGGAGATGAGAATATTATTGGAGGATGAATCTAAGATGTTTGCTGTGTTTGCTTCACCGTCTGTTGAAGGCAAAACATCAATTGAAGAGATACCGGTGGTGAAtgaatttcttgaagtatttCCTGGTGATATTACAGAATTACCTCCGAAGAGGGAAGTCGAATTTTCTATTGATCTTGTTCCTGGTACTAGGCCTATTTCTATGGCGCCATACAGGATGTCTGCGTCGGAATTGTCAGAGTTGAAGACATAA